One genomic region from Biomphalaria glabrata chromosome 7, xgBioGlab47.1, whole genome shotgun sequence encodes:
- the LOC129927255 gene encoding GLIPR1-like protein 1, with product MTLFLRKWDLIVSLMCGLSIAKSFAHGASQFVAPHEVMKRQTKSGFTSTESSDIVTRHNKLRTDEPSSDMLTMAWNSALESNAQTHAAKCNFTHSTGEFRSNVGGFSYAGENLFASSGTLNVTSFVDGWYSEKKNYNFDANSCSGVCGHYTQVVWANSSAIGCGVQMCPVLASTDLKNSYFVVCQYGPGGNIDGMRPYTKASSSARFPPNVTLISCLLLLLNIFLVGHK from the exons ATGACTCTATTTCTGAGGAAGTGGGACCTGATAGTTAGCCTGATGTGCGGACTTAGCATAGCCAAATCTTTTG CTCATGGCGCTTCTCAATTCGTAGCTCCCCATGAGGTGATGAAGAGACAAACAAAGTCTGGGTTCACGTCCACAGAGAGTTCGGACATAGTGACTCGCCATAACAAGTTGAGAACTGATGAACCCAGCTCTGACATGTTGACAATG GCCTGGAACTCAGCTCTAGAGAGCAATGCTCAAACACATGCAGCTAAATGTAACTTCACACACAGCACTGGAGAGTTCAGGTCAAATGTGGGAGGATTTTCGTATGCGGGAGAGAATCTGTTCGCATCATCAG GAACTTTGAATGTGACTAGTTTCGTAGACGGTTGGTACTCGGAGAAAAAGAACTACAATTTTGATGCCAACAGCTGTTCCGGAGTATGTGGACATTATACACAG GTGGTGTGGGCCAACTCTTCAGCCATTGGATGTGGTGTTCAGATGTGTCCAGTTCTTGCGAGCACAGACTTGAAAAACAGCTACTTTGTCGTCTGCCAGTATGGACCCGG AGGTAATATCGATGGGATGAGGCCATATACTAAAG cttCATCGTCTGCACGTTTCCCGCCAAATGTAACTCTGATCAGTTGTCTTCTCCTGCTTTTGAATATCTTTTTGGTTGGACATAAGTGA
- the LOC106064890 gene encoding glioma pathogenesis-related protein 1-like, translating to MTAFKILFFLLVICLCGFNTSNCLDAVKSLILTHRDMVKRAVTDKSGFTTEEATGIVDRHNELRTSEQSSDMLNITWNSALETNAQTHAAKCNFTHSTGEFRSNVGGFSYAGENIYASSGTSLNVTIIVDYWYSEKSDYNYDTNTCTKVCGHYTQVVWANSTAIGCGVQFCPVLDSSSMNNSYFVVCQYGPGY from the exons ATGACtgcatttaaaattttgttctttttactgGTTATCTGTTTGTGCGGATTTAATACCAGTAATTGTCTCG ATGCTGTTAAGTCCCTAATTCTGACTCACCGTGACATGGTGAAGAGGGCAGTGACAGACAAGTCAGGGTTCACCACCGAGGAGGCTACGGGAATAGTGGATCGGCACAACGAATTGAGAACCTCTGAACAAAGTTCCGACATGTTGAACATC ACCTGGAACTCAGCTCTAGAGACCAACGCTCAAACACACGCAGCTAAATGTAACTTCACACACAGCACTGGAGAGTTCAGGTCAAATGTGGGAGGATTTTCTTACGCTGGAGAGAATATTTACGCATCATCAG GGACTTCTTTAAATGTGACAATTATAGTGGACTACTGGTACTCTGAGAAATCCGACTACAATTACGACACCAATACCTGTACTAAAGTCTGTGGCCATTATACTCAA GTTGTTTGGGCCAACTCTACGGCTATCGGTTGTGGAGTCCAGTTCTGTCCAGTACTGGACAGTTCGTCAATGAACAACAGTTACTTTGTCGTCTGCCAGTATGGACCAGGGTACTGA